The following proteins are co-located in the Malus sylvestris chromosome 13, drMalSylv7.2, whole genome shotgun sequence genome:
- the LOC126597409 gene encoding protein unc-13 homolog isoform X1, whose product MGPHHHSRRESLCSSLLAPRPDYHGSDPDLVWPFGKLEGIDRDEVRETTYEIFFTACRSSPGFGGRNALVFYSNHQDNNNNNSNSNGGEGSGSGSGSKVNGVVTTPTSRVKRALGLKMLKRSPSRRMTSGAGNGGWSSPSSPNGSNSSGSPGMSYTLPPSRPRRPMTSAEIMRQQMRVTEGSDNRLRKTLMRTLVGQMGRRAETIILPLELLRHLKPSEFNDSHEYHYWQKRQLKILEAGLLLHPSIPLDKSNTFALRLREIIRAGDTKAIDTGKNSDTMRTLCNSVVSLSWRSSNGTPTDVCHWADGYPLNIHFYVALLQSVFDIRDETLVLDEVDELLELMKKTWSTLGITRPIHNVCFTWVLFQQYVQTAQIEPDLLCAAHAMLAEVANNAKRPDREALYVKILSSVLSSMQGWAEKKLLRYHDYFQRGTVGQIENLLPLALSSSKILGEDVTITERGGGVKGDIKVVDNSGDRVDYYIRSSMKQAFAKIMEAGNVTEVAEDAVTDTLFQLAQETEELALKERESFSPILKRWHTTAAGVAAVTLHNCYGAVLKQYLNGVSTLSGETVEILQRAGKLEKVLLQMVVEDSAECEDGGKAIIREMVPYEVDTIIMNLLKRWIHERLKRGKECVHCAKESETWNPKSKSEPYAQSAEELMKLAKETVDDFFEIPIGITEDIVQDLADGLEHLFKEYTSFVASCGSKQSYIPTLPPLTRCNRDSKFLKLWKKASPCSIGAEGFHPNGTNDGHHPRPSTSRGTQRLYIRLNTLHYLLPHLHSLDKNLSLSPRIIPSTPRSRPAKNRKSHSNASSYFEFAVSGIQSACQHVSEVAAYRLIFLDSNSVFYESLYVGDVANVRIRPALRIIKQNLTLLGAILTDKAQALAIKEVMKASFEAFLMVLVAGGSSRVFYRTYHEMIQEDFDSLKRVFGTCGEGLIAKDVVEHEAETAEGVIELMGQCTEQLVEDFSIVTCEKSGIGVVGSGQRLPMPPTTGRWNRSDPNTILRVLCHRNDKAANQFLKRTFQLAKRR is encoded by the exons ATGGGACCCCATCACCACTCTCGCCGCGAGTCCCTTTGCAGCTCCCTTCTCGCCCCCCGTCCGGACTACCACGGCTCCGACCCTGACCTCGTCTGGCCCTTCGGCAAGCTCGAGGGCATCGACCGTGATGAGGTGCGCGAGACCACGTACGAGATCTTCTTCACGGCGTGTCGGTCATCCCCTGGCTTCGGGGGACGGAACGCCCTCGTGTTCTACTCCAACCACCaagataacaacaacaacaacagcaaTAGTAATGGTGGGGAGGGGAGCGGGTCGGGATCGGGGTCAAAGGTAAACGGGGTGGTGACTACACCGACGAGCCGGGTCAAGCGGGCGCTCGGGCTGAAGATGCTGAAGCGGTCTCCGTCGAGGAGGATGACTTCAGGTGCCGGAAATGGTGGATGGTCAAGTCCCTCCTCGCCAAACGGATCGAATAGTAGTGGCTCCCCCGGGATGTCGTACACCCTGCCGCCCTCGAGGCCGAGGCGGCCAATGACGTCGGCCGAGATCATGAGGCAGCAGATGAGGGTCACGGAAGGCAGCGATAATCGGCTGCGGAAGACGCTCATGAGGACCCTCGTAGGCCAA ATGGGTAGGCGAGCAGAGACCATAATCCTCCCACTAGAACTCCTTCGACATCTAAAGCCATCCGAATTCAACGACTCCCACGAGTACCATTACTGGCAAAAGCGGCAGCTCAAAATCCTCGAAGCTGGTCTTCTTCTGCACCCTTCAATCCCACTAGACAAGTCCAACACATTCGCTTTGCGTCTCAGAGAGATCATCAGAGCGGGTGACACCAAAGCCATAGACACAGGAAAGAACTCAGACACCATGAGAACCCTTTGCAACTCTGTAGTCTCCTTATCGTGGCGTAGCTCCAACGGAACTCCAACAGATGTGTGTCACTGGGCTGATGGCTACCCTCTCAACATCCACTTCTATGTTGCTCTCCTACAATCAGTCTTCGACATCAGAGATGAGACATTAGTATTAGATGAAGTCGATGAACTGCTGGAGCTGATGAAGAAGACATGGTCGACCTTGGGGATCACTAGGCCAATTCACAATGTGTGCTTTACATGGGTGTTGTTTCAGCAATACGTGCAAACCGCACAGATTGAACCCGACCTTTTGTGTGCTGCTCATGCTATGCTTGCAGAAGTGGCGAACAATGCCAAGAGGCCTGATAGGGAGGCTTTGTATGTCAAGATTTTGTCTTCGGTGTTGAGCTCAATGCAGGGGTGGGCGGAGAAGAAATTGCTTCGGTACCATGATTATTTCCAAAGAGGTACAGTTGGCCAAATTGAGAACCTTCTCCCTTTGGCCTTGTCATCCTCCAAGATCTTGGGTGAAGATGTTACAATCACAGAAAGGGGAGGAGGAGTAAAAGGTGATATAAAGGTGGTGGACAACTCCGGGGACCGCGTGGACTACTACATTCGATCTTCTATGAAACAGGCTTTTGCAAAG ATTATGGAAGCTGGAAATGTCACTGAAGTGGCAGAAGACGCCGTGACTGATACGTTGTTTCAGTTAGCTCAAGAGACAGAGGAGTTGGCCTTGAAAGAGAGGGAAAGCTTCAGTCCTATACTCAAGAGGTGGCACACAACTGCAGCTGGTGTTGCGGCTGTGACACTGCACAACTGCTATGGAGCTGTGTTGAAGCAATACCTAAACGGAGTCTCCACGCTTTCAGGTGAGACAGTTGAGATATTGCAAAGGGCAGGAAAGCTAGAAAAGGTTCTGCTCCAAATGGTGGTTGAGGACTCTGCTGAGTGCGAAGATGGTGGCAAAGCAATCATTAGAGAGATGGTTCCATATGAAGTTGATACCATCATAATGAACCTCTTAAAAAGATGGATTCATGAGAGATTAAAGAGAGGGAAAGAGTGTGTTCACTGTGCGAAAGAAAGCGAG ACATGGAATCCAAAGTCCAAATCGGAACCTTATGCGCAATCAGCTGAGGAGCTAATGAAACTGGCCAAGGAAACCGTGGATGACTTCTTCGAAATTCCAATAGGAATTACTGAAGATATAGTTCAAGATCTTGCAGATGGGTTGGAGCATCTCTTCAAGGAGTATACTTCATTTGTCGCCTCTTGTG GTTCGAAACAGAGTTATATCCCTACACTTCCTCCTCTAACAAGGTGCAATCGAGACTCGAAGTTCCTCAAGCTGTGGAAAAAAGCTAGCCCTTGTAGCATTGGAGCGGAAGGTTTTCACCCAAATGGAACAAATGATGGTCACCATCCTCGCCCATCAACGAGTAGAGGAACACAACGCCTCTACATCCGCCTCAACACTTTGCATTATCTCCTTCCCCACCTTCATTCGCTTGACAAAAACCTCTCCCTCTCACCTCGAATCATTCCTTCAACACCTCGCAGTCGTCCTGCCAAGAACCGCAAGAGTCACAGCAATGCCTCTTCCTACTTTGAATTTGCAGTGTCAGGCATCCAATCGGCCTGCCAACATGTCTCGGAAGTCGCTGCCTATCGCTTGATCTTCCTCGACTCAAACTCGGTCTTCTACGAGAGCCTCTATGTTGGTGATGTAGCCAATGTAAGAATAAGACCTGCGTTGCGAATTATCAAGCAGAATCTCACTCTCTTGGGAGCAATTCTCACCGACAAAGCTCAGGCCTTGGCGATCAAGGAAGTAATGAAGGCCTCTTTCGAAGCATTCCTCATGGTTTTGGTTGCTGGAGGAAGTTCCCGAGTGTTTTACCGAACTTACCATGAGATGATACAGGAAGATTTCGACAGCTTAAAGCGTGTTTTTGGCACTTGCGGAGAAGGGTTGATAGCCAAGGATGTGGTGGAACATGAGGCGGAGACAGCGGAAGGGGTGATAGAGCTGATGGGGCAATGTACTGAACAACTCGTGGAGGATTTCAGCATTGTGACATGCGAAAAAAGCGGGATTGGAGTTGTGGGATCAGGGCAAAGGCTGCCTATGCCTCCGACAACAGGACGGTGGAACAGATCAGATCCAAACACAATATTGAGGGTGTTATGCCACAGGAATGACAAAGCAGCAAACCAATTCTTGAAAAGGACATTCCAGCTAGCAAAGAGGAGGTGA
- the LOC126597409 gene encoding protein unc-13 homolog isoform X2, whose product MGRRAETIILPLELLRHLKPSEFNDSHEYHYWQKRQLKILEAGLLLHPSIPLDKSNTFALRLREIIRAGDTKAIDTGKNSDTMRTLCNSVVSLSWRSSNGTPTDVCHWADGYPLNIHFYVALLQSVFDIRDETLVLDEVDELLELMKKTWSTLGITRPIHNVCFTWVLFQQYVQTAQIEPDLLCAAHAMLAEVANNAKRPDREALYVKILSSVLSSMQGWAEKKLLRYHDYFQRGTVGQIENLLPLALSSSKILGEDVTITERGGGVKGDIKVVDNSGDRVDYYIRSSMKQAFAKIMEAGNVTEVAEDAVTDTLFQLAQETEELALKERESFSPILKRWHTTAAGVAAVTLHNCYGAVLKQYLNGVSTLSGETVEILQRAGKLEKVLLQMVVEDSAECEDGGKAIIREMVPYEVDTIIMNLLKRWIHERLKRGKECVHCAKESETWNPKSKSEPYAQSAEELMKLAKETVDDFFEIPIGITEDIVQDLADGLEHLFKEYTSFVASCGSKQSYIPTLPPLTRCNRDSKFLKLWKKASPCSIGAEGFHPNGTNDGHHPRPSTSRGTQRLYIRLNTLHYLLPHLHSLDKNLSLSPRIIPSTPRSRPAKNRKSHSNASSYFEFAVSGIQSACQHVSEVAAYRLIFLDSNSVFYESLYVGDVANVRIRPALRIIKQNLTLLGAILTDKAQALAIKEVMKASFEAFLMVLVAGGSSRVFYRTYHEMIQEDFDSLKRVFGTCGEGLIAKDVVEHEAETAEGVIELMGQCTEQLVEDFSIVTCEKSGIGVVGSGQRLPMPPTTGRWNRSDPNTILRVLCHRNDKAANQFLKRTFQLAKRR is encoded by the exons ATGGGTAGGCGAGCAGAGACCATAATCCTCCCACTAGAACTCCTTCGACATCTAAAGCCATCCGAATTCAACGACTCCCACGAGTACCATTACTGGCAAAAGCGGCAGCTCAAAATCCTCGAAGCTGGTCTTCTTCTGCACCCTTCAATCCCACTAGACAAGTCCAACACATTCGCTTTGCGTCTCAGAGAGATCATCAGAGCGGGTGACACCAAAGCCATAGACACAGGAAAGAACTCAGACACCATGAGAACCCTTTGCAACTCTGTAGTCTCCTTATCGTGGCGTAGCTCCAACGGAACTCCAACAGATGTGTGTCACTGGGCTGATGGCTACCCTCTCAACATCCACTTCTATGTTGCTCTCCTACAATCAGTCTTCGACATCAGAGATGAGACATTAGTATTAGATGAAGTCGATGAACTGCTGGAGCTGATGAAGAAGACATGGTCGACCTTGGGGATCACTAGGCCAATTCACAATGTGTGCTTTACATGGGTGTTGTTTCAGCAATACGTGCAAACCGCACAGATTGAACCCGACCTTTTGTGTGCTGCTCATGCTATGCTTGCAGAAGTGGCGAACAATGCCAAGAGGCCTGATAGGGAGGCTTTGTATGTCAAGATTTTGTCTTCGGTGTTGAGCTCAATGCAGGGGTGGGCGGAGAAGAAATTGCTTCGGTACCATGATTATTTCCAAAGAGGTACAGTTGGCCAAATTGAGAACCTTCTCCCTTTGGCCTTGTCATCCTCCAAGATCTTGGGTGAAGATGTTACAATCACAGAAAGGGGAGGAGGAGTAAAAGGTGATATAAAGGTGGTGGACAACTCCGGGGACCGCGTGGACTACTACATTCGATCTTCTATGAAACAGGCTTTTGCAAAG ATTATGGAAGCTGGAAATGTCACTGAAGTGGCAGAAGACGCCGTGACTGATACGTTGTTTCAGTTAGCTCAAGAGACAGAGGAGTTGGCCTTGAAAGAGAGGGAAAGCTTCAGTCCTATACTCAAGAGGTGGCACACAACTGCAGCTGGTGTTGCGGCTGTGACACTGCACAACTGCTATGGAGCTGTGTTGAAGCAATACCTAAACGGAGTCTCCACGCTTTCAGGTGAGACAGTTGAGATATTGCAAAGGGCAGGAAAGCTAGAAAAGGTTCTGCTCCAAATGGTGGTTGAGGACTCTGCTGAGTGCGAAGATGGTGGCAAAGCAATCATTAGAGAGATGGTTCCATATGAAGTTGATACCATCATAATGAACCTCTTAAAAAGATGGATTCATGAGAGATTAAAGAGAGGGAAAGAGTGTGTTCACTGTGCGAAAGAAAGCGAG ACATGGAATCCAAAGTCCAAATCGGAACCTTATGCGCAATCAGCTGAGGAGCTAATGAAACTGGCCAAGGAAACCGTGGATGACTTCTTCGAAATTCCAATAGGAATTACTGAAGATATAGTTCAAGATCTTGCAGATGGGTTGGAGCATCTCTTCAAGGAGTATACTTCATTTGTCGCCTCTTGTG GTTCGAAACAGAGTTATATCCCTACACTTCCTCCTCTAACAAGGTGCAATCGAGACTCGAAGTTCCTCAAGCTGTGGAAAAAAGCTAGCCCTTGTAGCATTGGAGCGGAAGGTTTTCACCCAAATGGAACAAATGATGGTCACCATCCTCGCCCATCAACGAGTAGAGGAACACAACGCCTCTACATCCGCCTCAACACTTTGCATTATCTCCTTCCCCACCTTCATTCGCTTGACAAAAACCTCTCCCTCTCACCTCGAATCATTCCTTCAACACCTCGCAGTCGTCCTGCCAAGAACCGCAAGAGTCACAGCAATGCCTCTTCCTACTTTGAATTTGCAGTGTCAGGCATCCAATCGGCCTGCCAACATGTCTCGGAAGTCGCTGCCTATCGCTTGATCTTCCTCGACTCAAACTCGGTCTTCTACGAGAGCCTCTATGTTGGTGATGTAGCCAATGTAAGAATAAGACCTGCGTTGCGAATTATCAAGCAGAATCTCACTCTCTTGGGAGCAATTCTCACCGACAAAGCTCAGGCCTTGGCGATCAAGGAAGTAATGAAGGCCTCTTTCGAAGCATTCCTCATGGTTTTGGTTGCTGGAGGAAGTTCCCGAGTGTTTTACCGAACTTACCATGAGATGATACAGGAAGATTTCGACAGCTTAAAGCGTGTTTTTGGCACTTGCGGAGAAGGGTTGATAGCCAAGGATGTGGTGGAACATGAGGCGGAGACAGCGGAAGGGGTGATAGAGCTGATGGGGCAATGTACTGAACAACTCGTGGAGGATTTCAGCATTGTGACATGCGAAAAAAGCGGGATTGGAGTTGTGGGATCAGGGCAAAGGCTGCCTATGCCTCCGACAACAGGACGGTGGAACAGATCAGATCCAAACACAATATTGAGGGTGTTATGCCACAGGAATGACAAAGCAGCAAACCAATTCTTGAAAAGGACATTCCAGCTAGCAAAGAGGAGGTGA